In Calothrix sp. PCC 7507, one DNA window encodes the following:
- a CDS encoding aspartate aminotransferase family protein, whose translation MSIETLVGEATIPPKRDSLALSPFDTDSFDEAVMSTYARFPLALERGAGCRVWDTQGREYLDFVAGIATCTLGHAHPAMVEAVTRQIQKLHHVSNLYYIPEQGELAKWIVQHSCADRVFFCNSGAEANEAAIKLARKYAHTVLDIEQPIILTANASFHGRTLATVTATGQPKYQKYFDPLVPGFQYVPYNDVNAIEAAVTELDEGDYRVAAILIEPLQGEGGVRPGDRAYFQRLREICDETGVLLIFDEVQVGMGRSGKLWGYEHLGVEPDIFTSAKGLGGGIPIGAMMSKKFCDVFQPGEHASTFGGNPFVCGVALAVCQTIEKENILQNVEARGEQLREGLRAIALKYPNYIADVRGWGLINGLELKADIPQTAADVVKVAIEEGVLLVPAGPKVLRFVPPLIVTEAEINIALQAVDHAIATITK comes from the coding sequence GTGAGCATAGAAACCCTAGTTGGAGAAGCCACCATCCCCCCAAAGAGAGATTCTTTGGCACTTAGTCCCTTCGATACAGATAGCTTCGATGAGGCTGTCATGTCTACCTATGCCCGGTTTCCCTTAGCCCTAGAACGGGGTGCAGGATGCCGGGTTTGGGATACACAGGGGCGAGAATATCTAGACTTTGTGGCAGGAATTGCCACTTGCACCTTAGGACACGCCCACCCAGCTATGGTAGAAGCGGTAACACGCCAAATCCAGAAACTGCATCATGTCTCTAATTTGTACTACATTCCGGAACAGGGTGAATTGGCAAAATGGATTGTGCAACATTCCTGCGCCGATCGCGTATTTTTCTGCAACTCTGGTGCTGAGGCTAACGAAGCGGCGATTAAACTAGCACGGAAATATGCCCACACTGTTTTAGACATTGAACAACCGATTATCTTAACCGCCAACGCCAGTTTCCACGGGCGGACTCTAGCGACAGTTACCGCCACCGGACAGCCTAAGTATCAAAAATACTTTGATCCCTTAGTTCCTGGTTTTCAATACGTACCTTACAACGATGTTAATGCGATAGAAGCAGCAGTAACTGAGCTAGACGAAGGTGATTACCGTGTCGCCGCAATTCTCATCGAACCATTGCAAGGAGAGGGCGGCGTTCGTCCAGGCGATCGCGCTTACTTCCAAAGGCTGCGGGAAATTTGTGACGAAACTGGCGTGTTGCTGATTTTCGATGAAGTACAAGTGGGGATGGGGCGCAGTGGTAAGTTATGGGGTTATGAACATCTCGGCGTTGAACCGGATATCTTCACCAGTGCTAAAGGACTCGGTGGCGGTATCCCCATCGGTGCGATGATGAGCAAGAAATTCTGTGACGTTTTCCAACCAGGTGAACATGCTAGCACCTTTGGCGGTAATCCTTTTGTTTGTGGAGTGGCGCTGGCTGTCTGTCAAACAATAGAAAAAGAAAATATATTACAGAATGTAGAAGCTAGAGGCGAACAGTTGCGAGAGGGGTTAAGAGCGATCGCCCTCAAATATCCCAATTACATCGCTGATGTCCGGGGATGGGGTTTAATCAACGGTTTAGAGTTAAAAGCCGACATCCCGCAAACCGCCGCTGATGTCGTCAAAGTTGCCATAGAGGAGGGTGTATTACTTGTCCCCGCAGGGCCAAAAGTCCTCCGGTTTGTCCCACCACTGATTGTCACCGAGGCAGAAATCAATATAGCTTTGCAAGCTGTTGATCATGCGATTGCAACTATCACCAAATAA
- a CDS encoding Ycf34 family protein, with the protein MCICVNCHYVDRCATYNAVEAQHQQPHLTETPDFDPNEPSINVNIRTKDDFIEMEWDVVGCLSFKQETGKWSKLRPGELVPT; encoded by the coding sequence ATGTGTATTTGCGTGAACTGCCACTATGTAGATCGCTGTGCAACTTACAACGCCGTAGAAGCGCAGCACCAACAGCCTCACTTGACAGAAACACCAGATTTTGATCCTAATGAACCCTCAATCAACGTTAACATCCGCACCAAAGATGATTTCATTGAAATGGAATGGGATGTGGTTGGTTGTCTCAGCTTTAAGCAAGAAACTGGTAAATGGTCAAAATTACGCCCTGGTGAATTAGTCCCGACTTGA
- a CDS encoding CCA tRNA nucleotidyltransferase: MTMNDSAVAQLAPENWPFSLELLPQPAYLVGGAVRDALIGRSREYLDLDFVVPQGAVKLARAIAHHYQAGFVLLDRERQIARVVFPHATVDIAQQEGASVETDLHRRDFTVNAIAYNPHTQEIIDPLQGLLDLQQGVMRMISPANLKDDPLRLMRAYRQAAQLGFTIESNTQATIRDLASHITNVATERVRVEIGYLLATPQGTPWITSAAEDGLIAPLFKNATREGFKQLAAVDSAAALLAKTWPSLEGRLQEYVRDTIKTTWLGIAKLACLVHPQPEIAEIELQELTYSRAEIRSITTALKLSSRFTLTNMTLREQYFFFQEVGIAFTATAVLALSRDNLVEAMSDDKLQSSYASLIRRYLNPDDLVAHPTPLVSGKEIIIALKIPASPVVGNLLMEIAIAQAEGKLSTPTEAIAFARQLLDEGNRQ; the protein is encoded by the coding sequence ATGACAATGAATGACTCTGCTGTTGCTCAACTAGCTCCTGAAAATTGGCCTTTTAGTCTGGAATTATTACCACAACCGGCATATCTGGTAGGTGGTGCGGTGCGGGATGCGCTAATTGGCAGAAGTCGGGAATATTTGGATTTAGATTTTGTTGTGCCACAGGGTGCGGTTAAGCTAGCAAGAGCGATCGCTCATCATTATCAAGCTGGTTTTGTCTTACTCGATCGTGAACGACAAATCGCCCGTGTGGTGTTTCCCCACGCTACTGTTGATATTGCCCAACAGGAAGGAGCTAGTGTAGAGACTGATTTGCATAGACGGGATTTTACAGTCAATGCGATCGCTTATAATCCCCATACTCAAGAAATCATCGATCCTCTACAAGGCTTGCTTGACTTACAACAGGGTGTGATGCGAATGATATCACCTGCTAACCTGAAAGACGACCCTTTGCGGTTAATGCGTGCCTATCGCCAAGCCGCCCAACTGGGTTTTACTATTGAGTCAAATACCCAAGCTACAATTCGGGATTTAGCATCACACATCACGAATGTTGCAACTGAACGAGTGCGGGTAGAAATTGGCTATTTGCTGGCTACTCCTCAAGGTACTCCTTGGATCACCAGCGCTGCGGAAGATGGTTTAATTGCGCCTTTGTTTAAAAACGCCACACGAGAAGGCTTTAAGCAACTTGCTGCAGTTGATAGCGCAGCTGCTTTATTAGCAAAAACCTGGCCATCTCTGGAAGGAAGGCTGCAAGAATATGTCCGCGATACCATCAAAACTACTTGGTTAGGTATTGCCAAACTTGCTTGTCTTGTCCACCCTCAGCCTGAAATTGCAGAGATTGAGTTACAGGAACTAACTTATAGTCGTGCAGAAATCCGTTCTATCACTACCGCCCTGAAACTGTCCTCGCGGTTCACATTAACCAATATGACGCTACGAGAACAGTATTTTTTCTTCCAGGAAGTCGGTATTGCGTTTACTGCCACAGCAGTTTTAGCTTTATCACGTGATAATCTGGTAGAGGCGATGTCTGACGATAAGCTACAGAGCAGCTACGCATCCTTAATCCGCCGCTACCTTAACCCTGATGATCTGGTCGCTCATCCCACTCCATTAGTGAGTGGGAAGGAGATCATCATAGCACTAAAAATTCCAGCTTCGCCAGTAGTTGGCAACCTGCTGATGGAAATTGCGATCGCCCAAGCCGAAGGAAAACTTTCTACACCCACAGAGGCGATCGCATTCGCCCGTCAGTTATTGGATGAGGGCAATAGGCAATAG
- a CDS encoding WG repeat-containing protein, which translates to MEIRGIWITTTASQVLNSRKNIAEAMNFIAETGFNVVFPVVWNNGVTTYPSRVMRENFGIEINPRFQDRDPLAELIVEAKRVNLAVIPWFEYGFASSYQKNGGTIIAKKPEWAARDSAGNLLVKNGFEWLNAFDSEVQNFLLSLFLEVIKNYEIAGIQGDDRFPAFPSEGGYEPKTIERYQQEFNQPPPANFKDPQWLQWRADILSNFLTRVYREIISINPELIISLAPSAYPWSYENYLQDSQAWVNLGLVDLIHPQLYYREFELYKKDIDRLLVNQFTKQQLPQLIPGVLLKQNTYRITPEHLVQVINYNRSVGIQGEVLFFYEALREDNNALANILKSGSYSQPPGKFDQKEIKKYGFTHRRINGSFTYINTSQEVSLKAEFDWVEPFSEGIAAVKMGYKWGYIDKIGKLITRLRFDSAAPFSGGIALIKINNKYGYIDKTGKLIISLQFDDAKSFSSGMASVKLADKWGYIDKTGKIVIPAKFDDTKSFSEDLAAVRIANQWGYIDKIGQIIIQFQLDDATNFSGGLALVKRLNKLGYIDKNGNFIIEAKFDEADIFSEGLAPAKMGGKWGYINQFGEFVIPPGFDFAKPFAQGMALVNIGGELKQDKEQGKVSFVGGKWGYIRKP; encoded by the coding sequence ATGGAAATTCGCGGTATTTGGATCACTACAACAGCTAGCCAAGTCCTGAACTCTAGAAAAAATATTGCCGAAGCGATGAACTTTATCGCCGAAACAGGATTTAACGTAGTCTTTCCTGTTGTCTGGAATAACGGCGTCACCACTTATCCCAGCCGAGTTATGCGGGAAAACTTTGGGATAGAAATCAATCCGCGATTTCAAGATAGAGATCCTTTAGCCGAATTAATTGTCGAAGCCAAACGAGTGAATCTTGCTGTTATCCCTTGGTTTGAATATGGCTTTGCTAGTTCCTATCAGAAAAATGGTGGTACAATCATTGCTAAAAAGCCAGAATGGGCGGCGCGTGACTCTGCTGGTAATTTACTTGTTAAAAATGGTTTTGAGTGGCTAAATGCTTTTGATAGCGAAGTGCAAAATTTTCTATTAAGTTTATTTTTAGAAGTCATTAAAAACTATGAAATTGCCGGGATTCAAGGCGACGATCGCTTTCCTGCTTTCCCCAGTGAAGGTGGTTATGAGCCAAAAACTATTGAACGCTATCAGCAAGAGTTTAATCAACCGCCGCCTGCAAATTTCAAAGATCCACAATGGTTACAGTGGCGTGCTGATATTCTTTCCAATTTTTTAACCCGCGTCTACCGCGAAATAATTAGTATAAATCCGGAATTAATTATTTCACTTGCGCCGAGTGCTTATCCTTGGAGTTATGAAAACTACCTGCAAGATTCTCAAGCTTGGGTGAATTTGGGATTAGTCGATTTAATTCATCCACAATTATATTATCGAGAATTTGAACTTTATAAAAAAGATATAGATCGGCTTTTAGTTAATCAATTTACTAAACAACAATTGCCACAACTAATTCCTGGTGTACTTTTAAAACAAAATACATATCGGATTACTCCGGAACATTTAGTCCAAGTAATAAACTATAACCGTTCTGTTGGTATTCAGGGAGAAGTTTTATTTTTTTATGAAGCCTTGCGAGAAGATAATAATGCTTTAGCGAATATTCTCAAATCAGGGAGTTACTCTCAACCTCCTGGAAAATTTGATCAGAAAGAAATTAAAAAATATGGCTTTACTCATCGACGCATAAATGGAAGTTTCACTTATATAAATACATCACAAGAAGTTAGCCTAAAGGCAGAATTTGATTGGGTTGAGCCATTTTCCGAAGGGATAGCAGCCGTCAAAATGGGTTACAAATGGGGTTACATTGATAAAATAGGAAAACTTATCACTCGCCTCCGGTTTGATAGTGCTGCACCTTTTTCAGGAGGAATAGCCTTAATAAAAATTAATAATAAATATGGCTATATTGATAAAACTGGCAAGCTGATAATTTCCTTACAATTTGATGATGCTAAATCATTTTCGTCAGGTATGGCATCTGTAAAACTAGCCGATAAGTGGGGATATATTGATAAAACAGGCAAAATCGTTATTCCTGCTAAATTTGATGATACTAAATCATTTTCTGAAGACTTAGCAGCCGTAAGAATAGCTAATCAATGGGGATATATTGATAAAATAGGTCAAATTATAATTCAATTTCAGTTAGATGATGCCACAAATTTTTCCGGAGGTTTGGCATTAGTTAAACGATTGAATAAATTAGGATATATAGATAAAAACGGAAATTTTATAATAGAAGCCAAATTTGACGAAGCCGATATTTTTTCAGAAGGATTAGCCCCTGCTAAAATGGGAGGTAAATGGGGATATATTAATCAGTTTGGTGAGTTTGTAATTCCACCAGGTTTCGATTTTGCTAAACCTTTTGCTCAAGGTATGGCATTAGTTAATATTGGTGGAGAATTGAAACAAGACAAAGAACAAGGAAAAGTATCCTTTGTGGGTGGTAAATGGGGATATATTCGCAAACCCTAA
- a CDS encoding TrkA family potassium uptake protein — MYSTPEQKYQRIQQELMAGAYALGGVSLIGTLWYRLVEGWSWADAAYMTVITLATVGFGEIHPLGDRGRLFTIALILMGVVSIGYIVNRFTEAVIQGYFQEGIRLRQQRRLMESLSEHYIICGFSRTGRQIAKEFWAEGVPFVVIDSEVESVQRAQIAGYTVFQGDATLDDSLLKVGIERAICIVAALPSDAENLYTVLSAKTLNPEIRAIARASTEEALQKLQRGGADAVISPYITGGKRMAAAALRPQVLDFVDGILTGADRQMYMEEFLLDPAYCPFVGQSLQKAKLRSQTGALVLAIRRTDGNLIGGPTGDTVLMPGDTLICMGTAEQLRSLNQLLGPINSKQLRRPKNI, encoded by the coding sequence TTGTATTCAACGCCTGAACAAAAATATCAACGTATCCAACAGGAATTAATGGCTGGGGCTTATGCTCTGGGCGGTGTTTCCTTGATTGGTACTTTGTGGTATCGACTAGTAGAGGGTTGGTCATGGGCAGATGCAGCTTATATGACAGTAATTACCTTAGCAACTGTGGGATTTGGGGAAATACACCCATTGGGCGATCGCGGACGGTTATTTACCATTGCCTTGATTTTAATGGGTGTAGTCAGTATCGGTTATATTGTCAATAGATTCACAGAAGCTGTGATTCAAGGATACTTTCAAGAAGGAATTCGATTACGGCAACAGAGGCGCTTAATGGAATCCTTGTCAGAACATTACATCATCTGTGGGTTTAGCCGCACTGGTCGGCAAATTGCTAAGGAATTTTGGGCAGAAGGTGTACCTTTTGTAGTGATTGATTCTGAGGTGGAGTCAGTACAAAGAGCGCAAATAGCAGGTTATACGGTTTTTCAGGGAGACGCTACACTAGATGACTCACTTTTGAAAGTGGGGATTGAGCGGGCAATTTGTATCGTCGCAGCCCTACCTTCAGATGCAGAAAATTTATATACAGTATTATCAGCGAAAACTTTGAATCCAGAAATTCGGGCGATCGCTAGAGCTAGTACAGAAGAGGCTCTACAAAAGCTACAGCGGGGCGGTGCAGATGCTGTGATATCACCCTATATCACTGGCGGCAAGAGGATGGCTGCAGCGGCTCTCAGACCCCAGGTGTTGGATTTTGTGGATGGTATCCTCACGGGTGCTGACCGCCAGATGTATATGGAAGAATTTCTACTTGACCCAGCATATTGTCCCTTTGTAGGTCAAAGTTTACAGAAAGCGAAATTGCGATCGCAAACCGGGGCTTTAGTTCTCGCCATTCGTCGTACTGATGGTAATTTAATTGGTGGACCGACTGGCGACACTGTTTTAATGCCAGGGGATACCCTGATTTGCATGGGTACGGCTGAACAATTGCGTAGCTTGAACCAACTGCTGGGGCCGATTAATTCTAAACAGCTACGGCGACCGAAAAATATTTGA
- a CDS encoding type II toxin-antitoxin system HicB family antitoxin, which translates to MKFLITIFQDEDGIFIAECLSIPGCVSQGKTEQEAEQNIQEAIRECLAVRAEKGMPLTVNIREVEVSV; encoded by the coding sequence ATGAAGTTTCTAATTACTATTTTCCAAGATGAAGATGGAATTTTTATTGCTGAATGTCTTTCTATTCCTGGTTGCGTCAGTCAAGGAAAGACAGAACAAGAAGCTGAACAAAATATTCAAGAAGCAATCAGGGAATGTTTAGCAGTGAGGGCTGAAAAAGGAATGCCTTTGACTGTAAATATTCGTGAAGTGGAAGTGTCTGTCTGA
- a CDS encoding type II toxin-antitoxin system HicA family toxin, whose translation MAAIPILKPSEVIKTFEKLGWEVARQRGSHIILTKEGHPATLSIPNHSEVARGTLRSLIAKAGITLDEFLQALEN comes from the coding sequence ATGGCTGCAATACCAATATTAAAGCCTTCGGAGGTAATTAAGACATTTGAGAAACTTGGTTGGGAAGTTGCGCGTCAGCGTGGTAGCCACATTATTCTTACAAAAGAAGGACACCCAGCTACACTTTCAATACCAAATCATAGCGAAGTGGCTCGTGGTACTTTGCGAAGTTTAATTGCTAAAGCAGGAATAACTCTCGATGAATTTTTGCAGGCTTTGGAAAATTAG
- the tsaB gene encoding tRNA (adenosine(37)-N6)-threonylcarbamoyltransferase complex dimerization subunit type 1 TsaB, with product MITKIENIKTVKYGLSLHTTTPELGLAMSNFVGETRSHVWNLGRDLSSQIHQYLIEFIEPQTWVDLSFIAVAKGPGGFTGTRIGVVLARTLGQQLDIPVFAISTLAAVAWNEKGKSQNNQAIAVEMPAQRGQIFGAIYQPHPDASGLITLLPDTVFTPESWQETLANRNDSYQLIKATSGLAAMVTSILELADLEWQQGKRPHWAEALPYYGQHPVDNILVQEG from the coding sequence TTGATTACTAAAATAGAAAATATAAAAACAGTAAAATATGGTTTATCACTGCACACAACCACACCTGAGTTAGGTTTAGCAATGAGTAATTTTGTAGGTGAAACTCGCTCTCATGTATGGAATTTAGGGCGTGATTTATCCAGTCAAATACATCAATATTTAATAGAATTTATCGAACCGCAAACTTGGGTAGATTTATCATTTATAGCCGTAGCCAAAGGGCCTGGTGGTTTTACAGGAACGCGGATTGGGGTTGTGCTAGCTCGGACTTTGGGGCAACAATTAGATATTCCTGTATTTGCGATTTCTACTTTAGCAGCAGTAGCTTGGAATGAAAAAGGTAAGAGTCAAAATAATCAGGCGATCGCTGTAGAAATGCCAGCACAACGGGGTCAAATTTTTGGTGCTATTTATCAACCTCATCCTGATGCTTCTGGACTCATAACTTTATTACCAGATACTGTGTTCACACCAGAATCATGGCAGGAAACTTTAGCTAATCGCAATGATAGTTATCAATTAATTAAAGCTACATCTGGGTTGGCAGCGATGGTGACAAGTATTTTAGAATTGGCTGATTTAGAATGGCAACAAGGTAAGCGTCCTCATTGGGCTGAGGCTTTGCCTTATTATGGGCAGCATCCGGTGGATAATATACTAGTACAAGAAGGCTGA
- a CDS encoding TetR/AcrR family transcriptional regulator → MPKIVDHEQYRKELLGKCFDLFAQKGYGSITMRQISQGLGVSTGTVYHYFSSKQALFEQLVEETCQQDLVMALAELEGTKTLKESMVALGRYLAKNEEYFIKWTYLWVDFCQHQDSKEIPGNNIFKRANQRYHQAACDFFGIQDPVLATFILSFIDGLLLRKLQGDEMIDFSEQCALLGEILTAYRGQESEFRSQNLGVRI, encoded by the coding sequence ATGCCCAAGATTGTTGATCATGAACAATACCGCAAAGAACTACTCGGCAAATGCTTTGATTTGTTTGCTCAAAAAGGCTATGGTTCGATTACCATGCGCCAAATTTCCCAAGGTTTAGGCGTTTCTACGGGTACGGTTTATCACTATTTTTCTAGCAAACAAGCTCTGTTCGAGCAATTAGTCGAAGAGACATGTCAGCAAGATTTAGTGATGGCATTGGCGGAGTTAGAAGGAACCAAAACTCTCAAAGAGTCAATGGTAGCGCTGGGAAGATATTTGGCGAAAAACGAGGAATATTTTATCAAATGGACTTATCTTTGGGTTGATTTTTGTCAACATCAAGATTCTAAAGAAATACCTGGGAATAATATATTTAAGCGTGCAAATCAGCGATATCACCAAGCAGCCTGCGACTTTTTTGGGATTCAAGACCCAGTATTAGCTACTTTTATATTGAGCTTTATAGATGGTCTATTACTAAGAAAGCTACAGGGTGATGAAATGATTGATTTTTCTGAACAATGCGCTCTTTTGGGAGAAATATTGACGGCATATAGGGGTCAGGAGTCAGAATTTAGGAGTCAGAATTTAGGAGTCAGAATTTAG
- a CDS encoding S-layer homology domain-containing protein yields MFNESIFADIQNHWAKTSILAAAQRNILRGYADGTFRPYTPVTRAEFAAIISTALPKQPSSRPGITFTDVPANHWAAKAIAQAYQTKYLSGYPNSLFKPNELIKRVQAIAALASGLNYGVTVEPMNTLKTYYDDFGQIPSYAVSAIAAATEKRIVVNYPDIKRLQPNQNLTRGEIAAFICRVLEIPTIPYKYIPGVELFVIPPQFDAADAFVEGFARVQKDNQWGYIDKAGKFMIPPQFDEAHPFAEGLVLVKENLNKSKSN; encoded by the coding sequence ATGTTCAACGAGTCGATTTTTGCAGACATTCAAAACCATTGGGCAAAAACATCTATTCTCGCTGCAGCCCAGCGAAATATATTAAGAGGATATGCAGACGGGACTTTTCGCCCCTATACACCCGTGACTCGTGCTGAATTTGCGGCGATTATTTCCACAGCCTTACCGAAACAGCCGTCATCTCGCCCTGGGATTACCTTTACAGATGTACCGGCTAATCACTGGGCGGCTAAAGCCATCGCCCAAGCGTATCAGACAAAGTATCTATCGGGCTATCCCAATAGTTTATTCAAACCCAATGAACTCATCAAGCGTGTGCAAGCAATAGCTGCTCTAGCTTCCGGGTTAAATTATGGCGTCACAGTAGAGCCGATGAATACTTTAAAAACATATTATGATGATTTTGGGCAGATTCCCAGTTATGCGGTGAGTGCGATCGCCGCCGCCACTGAAAAGCGCATTGTGGTTAACTACCCAGACATCAAACGCTTGCAGCCCAATCAAAACCTCACTAGAGGCGAAATCGCCGCATTTATTTGTCGAGTTCTGGAAATTCCTACCATACCTTATAAGTATATTCCTGGTGTAGAATTGTTCGTGATTCCACCACAATTTGATGCAGCTGATGCCTTTGTGGAAGGATTCGCACGGGTACAAAAAGATAATCAGTGGGGTTATATAGACAAAGCTGGTAAATTTATGATACCACCACAATTTGATGAAGCTCATCCTTTTGCAGAAGGATTGGTATTAGTAAAAGAAAATTTAAATAAATCAAAATCAAACTAA
- a CDS encoding type II toxin-antitoxin system death-on-curing family toxin, whose product MHNPKFIEKQDVLSIHSKQINRYGGLLGIRDEGLLESAISQPQATFGGEFLHPTIFEQAAAYLFHIINNHAFVDGNKRTAFDVMVTFLNINDYELNMTPEQAYELTMQVAENKLSKEELTTVLQNYITELC is encoded by the coding sequence TTGCATAATCCTAAATTTATAGAAAAACAAGATGTGTTAAGTATACACAGTAAGCAGATTAACCGATATGGTGGCTTACTTGGTATACGTGATGAAGGCTTGTTAGAATCTGCCATTTCTCAACCTCAAGCAACTTTCGGAGGAGAATTTTTACATCCTACAATTTTTGAACAAGCAGCAGCATATTTGTTTCACATTATTAATAACCATGCTTTTGTAGATGGGAACAAGCGAACCGCTTTTGATGTTATGGTGACATTTTTGAATATTAATGATTATGAACTTAATATGACACCAGAACAAGCTTATGAATTAACAATGCAAGTAGCTGAAAATAAATTGAGTAAGGAAGAGCTAACTACAGTACTACAAAATTATATTACAGAACTGTGTTAA